The following nucleotide sequence is from Chloroflexota bacterium.
TATCAAGCATATCACATCAGCATTGATGTCGCTGATTACCCGCGCTGTGTTTTCTACGGCAACATCGTCAGCCTTGTGACGGGTGAACTCGACCCAGCCTAACCACTGCCCGGCACCAGCAACCTTATCGTGTTTGCCACGCACATCGTTGATGGTTATATAGCCACTGAGCTTCTTTTTTAATTCGTTAATATGCTTGTGGTCAAATACGTCCTTACTTAGCTCCTCTTGAAGGAGCGAAACATAACCGAGCAGCTCCAATGAACGTTCCTTTTTCTCAGCGAAGATTCGTGGCCTGCTGAAGAGGTTCTCACAATTGAATGTTGCTATCCGCAGATTCTGTGACATTTTAAGTTCCTCCCTTCTGATGGGCCATTTATGCGCAGTCGCTTCATCACTCTCTATGAAATTCTATCGTTTGGAGCGTGTTTGGCTCCACCACGTCCCAGCAAATTAGTCTGGCATTGCCTTTGACCTTTGCCACAACCTCGGCATACGACTGAAAATCTCCTTTACGCAGCGAGTTATTGTCAAAGAACCATAATGCCCCCTCGGGTGCATGGAAACCGCAGACAGTGTGGCTGCTGCTCATAGGCCGGAGCATAGCCGTTATCAACACCGGAGAGTAGCTAGGCTGCCACCGTTGTAGCAAGGTCGCTGCCAGGATGGCAAACCCATCGCAGTCATCTTTTTTCTTAGCCCAGACTGTTTGCGGATAGCTAATGGAATCGAAAAGATGCAAAGGCCCATCCATTGACCATATCACCTCTTTCAAGCAGCCTTCAATATCCTCCAAAGAACCAGCCACTGGCAGTTCCTTATCCCTGTATTTAGCCTCACACAACCGGCGTCGCAGCCGAGACCACTTATATCTGCCTTTTCGCAGCCACCAGGTTAAAAAACTATCGGTGATCGAAGCCATGATAAGCCTACCCTAGAATTTTGACCAGAGACGGAGGCTCCTGTGCACCTTAGGCTTAGCTTCCCAGTATAGTCCAACATACTGAGCAAAATTCCACGTATCGAAGAATTTCTTTGCTGCCTGTCTCCCTGATTGATACAGCGCCTCGCTTTTCTTCCGGGGAATGTTGAATTCAGTCGTCTTAATACCTAGTGTCGGGATGGGTATCGTCCGGATAAAGTTTTTGTCTTCAATATAACGTGCATCATGGGCTTCCATCATGGTTGAAAACAAGGCAGTCAGCAGGCTGATAGGCCCTTTCACCCGGTGAGGAGTGCCTTCTTCAGGCTCAACCAGTTTAAAGCCGAAGGTCGGCCGCTCAGGTATTCCCTTATCGGGATCAAATAGCCATACCGGGAAATTGCTCAATATCCCACCGTCCACAATATAGCTCACCTGATTGGTCTTCATGTTCTTAAGGGAAACCGCCTCATAGAAAAAGGGTATGCTCATGCTCATCCTTATAGCGGCAGCAACATTGAGGTCCTCGGGCCGGACTCCGTATTTAGCTATATCCTGAGGCAAGACAAGCAATCGACCCCGTGATATATCCGAGGCGATTACCCTGAGCTTAAAGCGGAACTGTTTGTTCCTTTTGTATTCGTCAAGGATGAGGTCGCCAAACGTCTCAACATTCTTTTTAAGAAGTAACTCTCTAATCCAGTCCTCGAAGAATTTACCTTCGTAGATGCCCTTTTCAAAGGTCAGACTAACCAGTTGCCCGACTAGCGGGACTCTGTCAAGTACAGAGGCATCCTTAAATTCCCTGTAGTCCAGGTCTGCCAGTATCCCTCTGATTTCAGCAGCACTGTAGCCTGCAGCCAGTAAGGCAGCAACGATAGCACCGGCAGAGGTGCCAGCCACGTTTACCCACTGGTAACCTCGCTCCTCAGCAACCGCAACAGCACCGACCAGGCCTATCCCCTTAACTCCACCACCTTCAAAGACCGCATTCGCCAGTAATTTTTTCGCCCTCATCACGCATCCTCTGCTAATTTTCAAATCAAAACTTATTCACGCGTCTAAGTTAATTCAAGTGTAGTTCCTATACAAAGCCATGTCAATATGTAGAGCTTGGATAGGGATGAATAGGTTCATCAAAGGTATTCCAGATACGAGCTGGAACTTGAAATGCAGAGTTGCCGCGGGAATTTTGGTACAACTAGCAGAAAGGCACCATCCTTGCACAGCATGACGGATTGTTAACTCAATTATTTGCTTTAGGTTGGGAGTGCGGCCCTGCTACTTGATCACTATTGTTCTTTAGTGTCTGCAGCGCTTATAATACTAGAGCTTAAGCGAGACGCTGGACATCGAATATGACAAACAAAGATATACTAGATTTTGTTGATGAATTCCGTAATCTCACCCAAACGACTGCCAACGAGGAAGAGCTCAGAACAGCTTTTGTTTCAGCAGCTATTAGTAAGCTATCAATCCGTGATCTAAAACTAGAGAGAGGACGCCAAGATGTACGGCGCAATCGAGTTATCATCGAATTTAAAGATAAGGGATTGTTCCTAGGTACCAAGACGAGTGCTAGGTTCCAGGAAGCACTGAACCAACTAGTGGATACCTATATTCCAAACCAAGCGCGTCAGGACAGCCGCAAGCCATGTGATTACATAGGTGTGTGCTTTGACGGTCTCCATTTGGCATTTGTCTATATTGAAGACAGCGGCCGCTACCGCGTGACTGACCTCAGGTCATTCGACAACTATAGTGCTGCTGCTTTGGTACTTGCGCTCGCTCTTGATGACCGTAGGGAACTTATACCCTCGAATGTAACAGATGACTTTGGCCCTACTTCCTCTCTCGCATCTGCAGTGCTGCGCGCACTGTGGATACATTTGGATACATCTCTCATGACACATGTAAACCGAGTGGAAATGCTTTATGGCGAGTGGAATGACTTGTTTGAACAGAGCACTAGCCTCGGACGGATTAGTCGAGCGCGCCTCAATGCATACTGCCAGTCGATAGGACTACCTGGCGAGGCTGACCCAACCCGAGTTCTGTTTGTGCTTCATACTTATCATGCCTTGGTCTTCAAATTGCTCGCCGCTGAGCTTGTTATTGCCAATGCAATAATTCCTGGTATCAAAACAGATTACTGTTTTAGCACGTCGACGCTCAATGACGAGACACTGATGGCTTCGCTGGAGCACGATATCGAGGAATCAGAGCTATTTCGGCAAGCGAACATCCTTAATTTTGTCGAAGGGACGTTTTTCTCTTGGTACCTTGTATCACCAACGCCGGCACTTGTCGAAGCTATCCGTTGGATGATGCGACGTATAAGCCTGTACCGCCTCACAGGACTCGAATTGACGCGTACGCGGGATATCGTGAAGCGCGTTTATCAACAGCTCGTGCCTAAGGTGCTGCGCCACAATATAGGGGAATTCTTTACACCTGAATGGTTAGTAGAGTTCACCTTGGACCGCATCGGCTACCAAGATGATTCTATTCTGGCTGAGAAATTCCTAGACCCCTGTTGTGGCTCAGGTAACTTTCTTATTCATGCCATAGAACGCTATAAGCAACAGGCTCGTGTTGCCGGATGGGAAAACACGAAGACATTACAGGGTATAACTGAGCACATATTTGGATTTGATTTGAATCCACTGGCCGTACTAACTGCTCGTGTAAACTATCTGATTGCGATTTCAGACCTGATATCCACTCATTCTGATGTAGAAATACCTGTATATCAAGCTGATGCTATCTATGCACCGACAGTCAGTTCCAACCGCGCAAAAACCACGCGTGTCTACCAGATTGGTACACGCGTACAAACTATTACCTTGGAGTTGCCCGAGAATCTGATCCAACGTAATCGTCTATTTGGCCGAATATTAGAAATCATGGAACGAATAATACGTCAGAAAGACTCCGAGCATGTCTTTTTGTCAAGTCTCAATGGTGATCCGATTTACTCGACTGAGCCCGATAGAGCAACGTGGGAGCCATTTCTGTTCGACATGTTCCAAAAGATTGAGGCATTAGAGAGAATTCCATGGGATCGTATTTGGTGCCGCATAGTCCGAAATTACTTTGCGTCTGTAGCGGTGGGCAAGTGCCAGTTTGTTGCAGGGAATCCACCTTGGGTTCGATGGTCGGAGCTTCCCGCTCGGTACACACAACGTATCAAGCCGACATGCGATGAATACAACATCTTTTCTACGGACCGTTATTTCGGTGGCAACGAATTGGATATCTCTGGCATGATAATATATACGGTAGCGGACAAGTGGTTGTTGGACCAAGGAGGACGTCTGTCTTTTGTTATAACTCAGACACATTTTCAATCCCAGTCCTCTGGCGGATTCCGACGCTTTGAGGTCAAGGGGGTCCCGTTAAAAGTAATAGGGGTTGATGACTTTGTAGACGTAAGGCCGTTCCCTGGTCTGGCAAACAAGCCAGCAGTATTAAGTCTTGAGAAGGGTCAGCCAACAACATATCCCGTGTCCTACGTTAAGTGGAAACGTACAGCATCGAGAACCGTTCCAGAAGATTTATCTTGGACGACCGCCTGCCGCCGACTTGCACATACGGCGCTAGAAGCGAACCATCTTAGTGGCTCAGGTCATCGATGGAGTATTCTTCCGCCGGGGCGTTTCACTGCACTGCGAGCACTAGACGGCGAAGACCTAAATATTGAAGGACGAAAGGGAATAGTAACAGATTTAAATGGAGGTTACTTTATCGAGTTGCTGGGTCCGGGGAGAACTCCAGATGCTATCCGCTTTCGTAATGTTCCACATGAGGGTCGCCAACCAGTGCTGCCTCGGACGGACGAGATCGAACTCGATCTGGTGTACCCTCTCATTAAAGGAGCCGAGAATATTCGAGCCTTCTTTGCCAACAATAGTTCTTTTTATGTTATTGTCCCAAATAAAGGCATTACCATGTCAATGATTCCGACCGTGAGTGAGTTCGTTCGGGGCTATCCCAAAGCTCTCAGGTATTTCCGAGAAATCAATAGAGACGGAATCTTGGAGCGGCGTTCTACCTGGCGGACTCGCATGGCACCACAATATGACCGTCTCGTTCGCCATAACCGAATGAGCACGCAAGATGTACCTTTCTTCGCCATTTATGATGTCGGCGATTATACTTTTGCAGAATACAAAGTCGTGTGGGCAGAAATGGCGGGAACATTGCGGGCTGCGGTCATTGGGGATGCAACGGTACCTTTTGGGGGAGGGCCAAAACCAATCATTCCCGATCATAAGGTCTATTTTGCTCCTTTTGCCAGTCACGAATACGCACACTATGTTTGTGCTCTTCTAAATTCAGCGCCTATCCGTCGATTTATCGATAGTTTTACAATAAAGCTCCAGGTTGGCACCCTGTTTAGACATATTCATCTACCAGTGTACGAGCCATCTGACCCAAGTCATCAACGATTAGTGCAGTTGTCGCTGGATGCCCACCAACTCCTTGCTCAAAGCGGAGGAATTGGGTCGATTGCTATGCAACTCGAAGACATCGATGTCATAGTTAACCGGATGTTGGGCTAGCGTTTTGGGAGTGGTGATCATAGTAAATCTGGCCATCCGAAGCACGGAACGTGGTGTACTGAATCCAAATTGTGTTTCTATCCGCCTTGCTGTATCTTGATTGCATGATATAGCGCTCTTGGCCACGTACTGAACTGCGATTGCACTTTACTGACAATCGTGCAGATGTTCTTCATTGAACTAAAAATCATAGTGGAATTTCAGGAGCTGGCCAATGATTATGTTAACCACTATCGGTAAGCAGTTCTTGCCGAACGTGTTGAGCCCTTTCCATCAATATCGCTGAGCTTTCATTCGCCGCGATGAAGTCACAGACTTGTAGCAACATGTCTTTATTTTTATCTCTAAGCATTTCAGCCATGTCAAACGCAGCTATACGGATTGTACTATCTTTATCCTTCAACAGGTCCCACAAGATTTCATTCGCTTGCAAGCTACAGTCTTTACTCGCAATCATTTTGATTAAGAAAGCTGCAGATTCCTCTCGGGCAACCGGACGCCTGACATGCTTGTGTTGACCTGGGTCAATAAAGAGCCTCATAAGGTTAAGCGCCTTGCTGGGGAATCTGTCGGAAATTAGCAATACGTTTCTGCACGCAGCAATGCGTGTGAAGGTATTATTGCTCGTGCTCATTTCTTCAAGCCTCTGCACCACTTCCAATATATTCTTACCTTTTGATAATTCCAAGAGTTCCAAAAGGTCTTTGATCGCCTGTAACTCATCTTGAGAGAATGTTCTTAAGCAGAACTCCAGCAAATCATTGCGAATTTCGCCCGACCGCTTAGGATCAATGATTTCCCACTCATGAAGTGTCTCGCACACAGCCATAGCGACATAGACTTGATCTTTCTCACGTAGCTGTAGCAGAGAAGCGATATCCTCTGTTTTGAACTTATCAAGAAGCAAAGGGGCACCGGGCCAAGCCGGTATTCTTAATTCCTCCACGACTCGCCTTCTAACGTCTGAATGCATTTTAGAATCGTCCCAATCTTCCCTTAGAAGTTTAGCGATTCTAAGAGTGCGGTTGACGTCTATTTGACCAAGAGCAGATAAAGCCTCAGAAATTCTGCGCCTCATTTCCCAATCTGGGCCCTGGCACAGTTCGTCAAGAACATTAAATAGAGTATCTCCGGATCTTATATGTTTCCTGCGCCACCTACCTGCGATGAGTTTCCCAAGAAGGTGATCTAGTAGTGGGCGACCACCAGCAATCAAGTAAGAAATGACTACTTCGATTAGTATAGCTTGTTGCCTAGATCTGCGTCTTGTAAGGAAAACTGTTGTTGCAGCAAGTATGATCCCGCCTGCGAATGCCGCCCAATCACTCGGACCACCTATATGAAACCGAATAGAAATAACTACAAAAAAGAACATCCCAATCACGAGAATCGCGAGTAACTCTGCATATAGGCCAAGGCGGTCCCAAATATCAAATCCTTTTCGCCGAATTGTTGATATTACAATTCTACCGAACTTTCTCCATTTAGTTCTCATGTTGTTCTCTCAGAGCATCGTGTCTTACTAATTCTTGTGCAATCTCTATTTGTTTCTCCCAATCACCGTAAAGCTTACCTCGTGCAACGAGACGCCTGTACCGTCTCATGGTTCGAGCATCAATAATCCCTGGCGATTCATTCTTAAATGGTGTGCCTGGAAGCGGCATAAAAGTATGACCGTGTATTCGTGCACCCATGGCACTAAATTCTTCTATCAGACGAAGTGAAGCACGAATATCTGAAGGCCTCTCCCCGGGTAAGCCAAATATGAAATCAACATTTGGAATGAACCCGACATCCAGTGAAATTTTTACGGCGGAGACAATGTCTTCCACAGTATGACCCCTATGACTTAAATCTAGAACTCGTTGTGATCCTGACTGTGCTCCTATTATCAGATTATTGTTATTTACGTACTTTTTTAGAATTACTAAAGCTTCTCGAGATACATGTTCAGGGCGAACCTCAGAAGGGAATGTGCCAAAAAAAATACGGCCTTTATCTCCCACAGTTGCTCTGACAGAAGCAAGCAATTCTTCAATTTTGGATAGATTGACCGAGCTATCGAGTGAACCGTATGAAAGTGCAGTCGGTGTTATAAAGCGAATGTCTTTGAGACCGTGGTCTTTCATTACCTTAACATAATAACAAATATTGTCTATTGAGCGGTGTCTAAATCTAGCTTTAAACATAAAAGGGGTCTGACAAAATCTGCATGCATAAACACACCCGCGAGTAATTTCAATAGGATTGAAGTGCCGATGTCTGGGAGCAAAAGGGGGGTAATCATCTAACTCTATCCGTTCCCCCGAGCCGTTGGAGACAAATCGTCCACCAGAGAGATATGCCATCCCGTTTATATGCAGACAATTTTCGCCATTAAGTAAGCGTTTGAAGAATTCAATAATGGTCTTCTCTCCTTCTCCTACTGCTACGGCATCAAACCCGGCACGTAAAGTTTGTTTGGGCTCTGCAGTAGGATGTGGTCCTCCCGCTAAGTGAACAACCTCAGCATTCTCAGTTCGAGACTTCAATGTGTGGAGTTCGGCTGAACTCTCAACAAATTGAGGTGAATGTAAGGACCAACCAACGACAGTCTTACGGTAAAGTTGACTTGCCTCGTCTATCGCCGAAGTCAGTGACTCGGACTTACTGGCAAAGAGGATTTCCACGTCCTGTGGCGTAAACGCACTTTCCAATGCTCCTGCGATTACATTGAGGCTATATTTGTTATCAGGTCTATTGTAAGCTATAAAACAAAGAGCCTTGCTTTCCATAGCTGCTACGCTCCAACCGCTCACACGGCAATTGGGCCCAGCTGCAAGAGCTGAAACCGAAACCTATCTGAGACGTGCACTATTCATGTTACCAACAGTTCCGTCCATAGTCAATGAGGTAATTTATGGCATAGAGTCTTAGACGCTAGTGTTTTATATTTCAAATGTGCGGATTGTCTAGAAACTTGAGCATAAGTAAGCAGGCAAAACGTGCTTCTCTGGAGCGGCATTCCGCATTCACGAGGTCTCGGTTAGTATTGTATAATGAGTTCTGTTATGAACATTGCCTTCGTGACGCTCGGATGTAAGGTCAATCGAGCGGAGACTGAGGAACTGGTGCGCTTTGCTGTTAATGAGGGTTACTCGGTAGTTGACCCTGCTGAGGGGCACGTGATCGTTGTGAACACATGTACCGTGACTCGCACAGCTGATGCCAAGGTGCGTCATCTGTTGCGGCGTCTTCATCGCCAGAATCCAACAGCCACCATAGTTGCGATTGGCTGCTACGCGGATAGAAACCAGTCAGAACTGCGAGCGATTGAGGGCGTAAGGTTAGTAGTACCCCGCAGAGAAAACAGCAGCCTATTGGCAGTACTTGGTGAGCGATTTGGTCTGTCTCGCTCCGACGGAATCGTGACTATGCCGAGGTTACGCACTCGAGCTCTTGTGAAGATCCAGGATGGCTGCAACCTACGGTGTACATATTGCATTGTGCCCAAGGTGCGAGGCACCGAATGTTGTCGTCCCATACAGGAGGTGATAAGGCAAGTAGCCTTACGTGTGGACGAAGGCCATAGCGAGGTTGTACTTAGTGGTATCAATATAGGCAGTTACTATTGGGACGGCTACGACCTATCGGATTTGGTCGCTCAACTGCTAAAGCATACTGACGTGCCTCGATTGAGACTCACCTCCCTTCACCCAAACGATATCTCATCTAGCCTCTTATCCAAGTTCAAAAATACTCGCCTTTGTCCGCATCTTCATCTCCCTCTACAAAGCGGTAGCGACCGGATACTCAGAATGATGGGTAGACGCTATAGTGTCAATGAGTTCTTTTGTGCACTGGCTAATGTGAGGGCTTCTATTCCAGACGTCGCCATAACTACAGACGTTATAGTAGGTTTTCCTGGCGAAACAGACAAGGACTTTGAACAGACCCTTACCCTATGCCGAGAAGCAGGTTTCTCTTGGATTCATGTCTTTCCTTTTTCACCTAGGCCTGGTACACCTGCAGCAGAGCTACCCCCGGTGAACGAACGAGTTAAGCTAGAACGCGTGAAGAAGCTATGTATCCTAGCCAACGAGAGTCGAGAGCGTTTCCAAACGGGCTTCTTGGGACGGAGTTTACCTGTACTCTGGGAGAAGCAGACGCAGCCGGGGGTGTGGACTGGCTTTGCTCCTAATTACATTAGGGTCTTTGCTCATAGCCAGCAGAGCTTGGTGGGCAGGATAAGACATACGAGGCTGAAATGGTGCGATGATGGAAGGACTTGGGGTGAACTCCTTTAGCTCCGCTGTTGAGTTAATGGTGAACATTAGCCTGGATTGTTGGCAGGTGCTACCATAGCCCTCAATCTTTCGTGCTTTTTAGATCGATGGCTATGGTTGACAATTGCACTCTAATCAGGTACAATAGAATCATAAATGAGTGCGACTCTCAGGGATGATAGGCGAGCCATTGCTCTCTTTGGTAAAACTCGTAGAGCTGTACTTTCTCTGATTTATTCCCGGCCCGGTGAGGTATTCTACTTACGCCAAATAGCACGGGCTACTGGTAGTGGACAGGGTGCTATTCAGAGCGAATTGAAGCGTCTTTCCGACGCTGGCATTATCTTGCGCATGCTTTGTGGGAAACATGTTCTATACAGGGCTAACAAGGAATGTCCTATCTACAAGGAACTGAAAGGGCTGATAACAAAGACAGCAGGTGTAGTGAGTCAACTACGAGTTGCCTTATCCTTTTCGGATGGGTATGTAGATGTGGCGTTCATATATACCTCTCCGGATCATGACGAAAAGTATGGAGCCAATGAGGTTGATGTGGTGGTCGTAGGTGACGGTCATAATGAATCTGTCCTTTGGCAGGCTGGAGAGACATTAGACCGAATTATCAACGTCAAGGCTTATACTCCTGATGAGTACCGGTCAGAACTAGCAAAGCCGCGAAGTTTCCTTAACTGGGTATTGACTCAAAAGAAACAATTTGTGATAGGCAACGAGAGAAGCCTTGCGAAATTGCGTGAGAAGACGAAATAGAATTGAACATAGGCCTGGTGCTTATTTAGCCGTAAAAATTGCTCATTTTCAATCTAAAGACTTATTGCCTATTGCAAAAGAATCTATTGATCAAACGTGTGGTATGTGATAGATAGTTACTGCTCAGTATTCTAACAGGGAAGTAAGAATCCCACCAAAAGGAGGGCATAAAGAGTTGGCACATGCGAATGAGTCTGGACTTGGGTTGAAATGGAAAACCTCACGACAGAAGGCTTGGCGGACTAAGGTGCAGGAAGTGCCGATGGAACAGTTAGTGGTCGGTGAAGCCTTTCGGCTTTGCGTCTTTACAAATGATTTTAGTTCTGGTTACGATCTTTGGGCTATGCTTAGGGCAAGTGACCGACTGTTGCAAGGGGGCAAATTTGAACAATTAGGAAGCATATTTTCGATATACCTAAACCCATTCTACGATACTATACGCCATTCGGGAGGAGAAGACACTACTTTAACTGTAGAAATAATAGAAAGCAGTAGCAACCAATTAATTGCAGAGGTGGATATTTTAAGATTTCTAGGACGGGTGGACGTCTCTCTATACAAAGAAACACGCGCTCAAGCATCAAGACACGGCTGAGGCATTGGGAGTGGGAGGCGTTGCTATTCCACAAACGAGCTACAAGATAAGGCACTTAGGCCACTCGGGGAGTACAGAATTGCTCATCGGAAACCTGATGGATGCCTCATTGTTGAGACAGTAAACAACAAGAGGTATTTTATTGATTGTGATGGGCAGATTTTTGGAGAAATCAACAGGGGGAAATGACAAAGCATCCTGACGTACACAGCAGCCCAAACTGCAACAAAAAAAGGCCAGGGTGGCTTTGAATCCACCCTGGCCTTGCAGTTTAGAGACCTTCTTATTGCTTCTCTTTGGCTTGTCTTTTGACTTTGGCTACTGACAGGTAGTCGGGACACTTGGGCGAGCATTTCTGATGCCCCTTAAGGCATTCCCGACATAACCAGTAGCACTTCCGTGTATTAACGCACTTATAGGTTATGCTCATTACAGTCCTTTCTAGCCCTGTAAAAAGCAAAAAGCGGGGGTCGCTCCCCCGCTCTTTGCGTTGGTCTTCGTTTTGGCTTTGCGTTCTATTTGGCTCTGTTTAGGCTACGGCTACAGGCTCTCTGTCCTCTTCGGGTTCAGGTTCGGCTACCTCTTCTGGCTTGACTTCAGGTTCAGGCTGTCTAGCCTTGCCTCTACGCTTTGGCTTGGTTTCAGCTTTTGTCTCTGCCTCTGCTTCTGCCTTCGCTTCCGTCTCTCTGGCTACCGCTTCGGCTTCTGCCACTGCCTTGCTTTCAGGTAAGCGCATCGGCATAACCAAGCATCGGTAACCGTCAACGGTTAAGGCAATAGGCGATTGCGGGCTTGCCAGCTTCATTTCAGCTATGCCGCCGCAAGCTCTTAGGGCTTTTATCAGGTAGTTTCCAGCTACCGCTATCTTTGCCTCTCCACTGGTTTCGGCTGATACTACCATAGAGCCTCTATCCTCTTTAGCCTCGATGGTAACCTTGTTATCGGCTACGGTTAAGGTTAAAGGTCTATAAAGCCCTTTGGTTTCATCGTCAAACCAGATAGCCAACAGGCTTTGACAAGCCTTGATTGCCTCTTTGGTGTCAAAGCTGGCTGTGGCGATAAAATCGCTGGGAAATACCTTGCCATAATCGGGATAGCTACCCTCGTGGCTCGGTAAGCTATACTTGATTAGCTCGGTATCAACAATCAGCGACTTGGCAAGCAAGCCGCCGTTGTCGCTATCTGGCTTTTGCTCGAAGCTAACCTTAACTCGTTTGGCTTTCCTTAAGGCTGGTATCAAGCCTTTAACATCGTCTCGATTGATTAAGGCTTCAGCCTCTCCAGCCTCGAAGTCAAGGTTA
It contains:
- a CDS encoding patatin-like phospholipase family protein; this translates as MRAKKLLANAVFEGGGVKGIGLVGAVAVAEERGYQWVNVAGTSAGAIVAALLAAGYSAAEIRGILADLDYREFKDASVLDRVPLVGQLVSLTFEKGIYEGKFFEDWIRELLLKKNVETFGDLILDEYKRNKQFRFKLRVIASDISRGRLLVLPQDIAKYGVRPEDLNVAAAIRMSMSIPFFYEAVSLKNMKTNQVSYIVDGGILSNFPVWLFDPDKGIPERPTFGFKLVEPEEGTPHRVKGPISLLTALFSTMMEAHDARYIEDKNFIRTIPIPTLGIKTTEFNIPRKKSEALYQSGRQAAKKFFDTWNFAQYVGLYWEAKPKVHRSLRLWSKF
- a CDS encoding TIGR04013 family B12-binding domain/radical SAM domain-containing protein, which encodes MESKALCFIAYNRPDNKYSLNVIAGALESAFTPQDVEILFASKSESLTSAIDEASQLYRKTVVGWSLHSPQFVESSAELHTLKSRTENAEVVHLAGGPHPTAEPKQTLRAGFDAVAVGEGEKTIIEFFKRLLNGENCLHINGMAYLSGGRFVSNGSGERIELDDYPPFAPRHRHFNPIEITRGCVYACRFCQTPFMFKARFRHRSIDNICYYVKVMKDHGLKDIRFITPTALSYGSLDSSVNLSKIEELLASVRATVGDKGRIFFGTFPSEVRPEHVSREALVILKKYVNNNNLIIGAQSGSQRVLDLSHRGHTVEDIVSAVKISLDVGFIPNVDFIFGLPGERPSDIRASLRLIEEFSAMGARIHGHTFMPLPGTPFKNESPGIIDARTMRRYRRLVARGKLYGDWEKQIEIAQELVRHDALREQHEN
- the mtaB gene encoding tRNA (N(6)-L-threonylcarbamoyladenosine(37)-C(2))-methylthiotransferase MtaB codes for the protein MSSVMNIAFVTLGCKVNRAETEELVRFAVNEGYSVVDPAEGHVIVVNTCTVTRTADAKVRHLLRRLHRQNPTATIVAIGCYADRNQSELRAIEGVRLVVPRRENSSLLAVLGERFGLSRSDGIVTMPRLRTRALVKIQDGCNLRCTYCIVPKVRGTECCRPIQEVIRQVALRVDEGHSEVVLSGINIGSYYWDGYDLSDLVAQLLKHTDVPRLRLTSLHPNDISSSLLSKFKNTRLCPHLHLPLQSGSDRILRMMGRRYSVNEFFCALANVRASIPDVAITTDVIVGFPGETDKDFEQTLTLCREAGFSWIHVFPFSPRPGTPAAELPPVNERVKLERVKKLCILANESRERFQTGFLGRSLPVLWEKQTQPGVWTGFAPNYIRVFAHSQQSLVGRIRHTRLKWCDDGRTWGELL
- a CDS encoding winged helix-turn-helix transcriptional regulator, translating into MSATLRDDRRAIALFGKTRRAVLSLIYSRPGEVFYLRQIARATGSGQGAIQSELKRLSDAGIILRMLCGKHVLYRANKECPIYKELKGLITKTAGVVSQLRVALSFSDGYVDVAFIYTSPDHDEKYGANEVDVVVVGDGHNESVLWQAGETLDRIINVKAYTPDEYRSELAKPRSFLNWVLTQKKQFVIGNERSLAKLREKTK